The segment ATCCCGCCGGGCGAGCACCGGCTCGTACTCACCGACGTACGCGACCGGGCGCTGGTCCTCGCCGACGGCGACCTCCTCGGCGTCGCCGACCCCGACGGCCCGGAGCTCTCCGTACGCGGAACCGGCGACGCCGTACGGCTGGAGATCCTGGTCGAGAACCTCGGCCGGGTGAACTACGGGCCCGGCATCGGCCGGCACAAGGGCCTGCTCGGTCCCGTCCTCCTCGACCGGCGCATCGTGCAGGGCTGGGACAGTACGCCGCTCGCGCTGCAGGAGTGGTCCGCCACGGAGCTGGCCGGGGCGGTGGCCGCCGGTCCCGCGACCACGCACGCCGGGGTCGCCGTCGCGACCTTCGACGTCGGCACGCCCGCCGACACCTTCCTCGCGCTGCCCGGGTCGGGCCGCGGCCTCCTCTGGGTGAACGGCTTCCTGCTCGGCCGCTACTGGGAGATCGGGCCGCAGGTCACGCTGTACTGCCCGGCACCGCTGCTGCGCGTGGGCGAGAACACCGTGACGGTCCTGGAGCTGGAACGGCTCGGCGCGGTCCTGGAGCTGCGGGACCGCCCCGAGCTGGGGCCGCCGGAGGAGTACGTGGAGGAGTTCGACTGACGCAGAGCGGCCGCCGTCAGTCCACCAGCGCGGCGGCGAAGGCCTCGTGGGCCGCTTCGTCGAAGAGCACGAACCGCACCTCTTCCACCGCCGTCTGCGCGTCCCGCACCGTTTCGACGGCGATGCGGGCGGCGTCCTCCATCGGCCAGCGGTAGACGCCGGTGGAGATCGCCGGGAAGGCGACCGTCCGTGCGCCCAGCTCGTCCGCGACCGCCAGTGACCGGGCGAAGCACGAGGCGAGCAGCGCCGGGCCGTCCGGGGAGGCGCCCCAGACCGGGCCGACGGTGTGGATCACCCAGCTCGCGGGCAGCCGGCCGGCGGTGGTGGCGACCGCCTGGCCGGTGGCCAGGCCCTTGCCGTAGTGGGAGGCGCGCAGGTCACGGCAGGCGGCGAGGATCTGTGGGCCGCCGCGGCGGTGGATCGCGCCGTCGACGCCCCCGCCGCCCAGGAGGGAGGAGTTGGCGGCGTTCACGACCGCGTCGACGGCCTGCTCGGTGATGTCGCCGCGGACCAGCGTGATGTGTGCCATGTACGTGATCATGCCACTGCCCCGCTACCAGTCGCAGGGCACGCTCAGGTCCTTGAGGGAGTCGCACAGGACGGCCGGCGTACGCGGCCAGCCGTGCCGGTACCAGTGGGCGATGCGCCAGCCGAGCCGCTTCGGCCAGAGCGTCAGGCCGGGCAGGTCGGCGACCGGCACCCAGACCGGCGACGCCTCCTCCACGTCGAGGTCGAGCGTGGCGCGGGGGCCGATCTCGCCGGCCGCTTCGACCAGGAAGTAGTGGCCGGGGTGGGAGCCGCTCCACAGCGTCCGGTTGACCTGGGCGATCTCGCGGACGATGGTGCCGGTCAGTCCGGTCTCCTCGGTGAGTTCCCGCAGTACGGCGTCCTGCGGGGTCTCCCCCGGCTCGATGCCGCCGCCGGGGATCTCGTACATGTCCTGCGCGCGGTCCCAGTACTTGATGAGCAGGATCCTGCCCTCCCGGATGACGATCGCGCCCGCCCTCGACCGCTTGGGCGGCCTCCCGTCCGGGTCCTCCACCACCAGCCGGCCGTCCCACCACGGATCGCCGGACCAGGAGCGCAGGATCGCCTCGCTCGCCGTCCAGGGGGTGATCGGCAGGTGGACGGCCTCCTCGCGGGTCAGCAGCCGGGCCCGGCCGGCGTGCTCGGCGGTGGCCCGGAAGTACAGGTGCGTGCCTGCGACGGTGCGCACCTCCAGCCTGGGTTCGGCCTCGATCTCGATCTCGCAGCCGAGCGCGTCGCGGGCCGCGTCGACCGCCGTGGCGGCGGGGTCGCCGCACGGCGGTACGGGGGCTCCCGGCAGGGCGCAGGGGTCCTGGACGGCGAGCCGTCCGTCGTGGAAGAGGATGACTCCGGCATGCAGTGAGGACATCCTCCGGACGCTATCAACCACCCCTGGTGCCGGGGCGAGTTGTTTTCCGGCCGCCGCCGGATCAGCCGAACTTGACGGTGGCGTCCATCTCCCACAGCAGCAGCTCCGCACCGTCCGCACCGGAGGTGACCCGCTGGCCCTCGGCCGCCGTGACGCGGGCCGAGTCACCGGCGCGCAGCAGGCCGGTGCCTTCGAGCGCGGCCTCGCCCTTGGCCACGTAGAGGTGGACGAACGGGGCCGTCGGAAGGACCAGGGTCTCGTTCGCGCCCATGCGCGCGGCCTGGAGGGCGGCGTGCTTCTGCGCGATGGAGATCGCCCGGGCGTCACGGTGCTTGGGCATGCCGGAGGCGACGGTGGTCCAGCCGCCCCGGTCGAGCTCGTCGTTGATGTCGAGCTGCTCGTAGCCGGGCTTGATGCCCTGCTCGTCCGGGAAGACCCACATCTGGACGAAGTGGACGGGCTGCTCGTGCCGGGGCTCACCGGTGAGCGTCCAGGAGTCGTTCTTCTCGCTGTGGAGGATGCCGGTGCCGGCGCTCATGCGCTGGGCGAGACCGGGGTAGATGACGCCGTTGTGGCCCTCGGAGTCCTGGTGGACCAGGCCGCCGTCGAGCACCCAGGTGACGATCTCCATGTCGCGGTGCGGATGGGTGTCGAATCCGGTCCCGGGGGCGACGATGTCGTCATTGGAAACCAGGAGCAGCCCGAAGTGGGTGTTGGCGGGGTCGTAGTGCCGGCTGAAGGAGAAGCAGTGATGGGAGTCGAGCCAGCCGGCACGGGTGTGGAAGCGGTCGTCCGCCCGGCGGATGTCCAGCTGGGTGTTCATGTCACTCCTTGCCTCGGTGGTCTGTCCCCAACGTAACATGTTGAATATCGAACTATATTCCGAGAAGCGGACGAGGCAGACGAGGTAGACGCGATGGCCACCGACTTCACCGAGGAAACCGCGACCGCCGCGGTCGTCGAAAGCTTCGAGAACACCCCGGACCCGCGGCTGCGGGAGATCCTGGGCAGCCTGACCCGGCATCTGCACGACTTCGTACGGGAAATCGAGCCGACGATCGAGGAGTGGGAGCAGGCCATCGGCTTCCTCACCGCCACCGGGCACAAGTGCGACGACGTCCGGCAGGAGTTCATCCTGCTGTCGGACGTGCTCGGCGTCTCCATGCTGGTGGAGACCCTCAACGGCCGCAGGGCGGCCGCCGCCACCGACTCCACGGTGCTCGGCCCCTTCCACGTCGTGGAGTCCCCGGCCCGCGAGCAGGGCGAGTCGATCGACCTGCTCGGCAAGGGTGAGCCCTGCGTGGTCACCGGGCGGGTCGTGTCGGTCGACGGCACACCGCTGCCGGGGGCGCTGGTGGACGTATGGCAGTGCAATGAGCAGGGCTTCTACGACGTCCAGCAGCCGGACGTCCAGCCGCCCGGCAACGGCCGCGGGCTGTTCACGGCCGATGACACCGGGACCTTCCGCTTCGTCACGGTCGTGCCCTCGCACTATCCGATTCCGACCGACGGGCCCGTGGGCGCTCTGCTGACGGCGAGCCGGCGGCATCCGTACCGCCCGGCGCACATCCACTTCATCGCCGGCGCGGCCGGGCACACACCGGTCACCACGCACATCTTCGTGGCGGGCAGCCCCTACCTGGAGTCGGACGCGGTGTTCGCGGTGAAGAAGAGCCTGGTGGAGGAGTTCACGGCGGTGGACGACCCGGACCGGGCGGCGGATTTCCAGGTCGCGAACCCCTTCCGGCTGGCGAACTTCGACATCGTGCTGGAGGCCTCTTCATGAACGGCGACTTCGTCTACGAGGCGCTCCCGATGCGGGTCGTCTTCCGCCCCGGCGCCGCGACCACGGCGGTGCCCCCGGAGGCCGCACGCCTCGGCCTGCGCCGACTGCTGGTTCTGTCGGGCACCCGCGGGCTCGGCACGGCTCAGGCCGTGGCGGACTCCCTCGGCGAATCCTGCGTCGGCCTGCACCCCGGCGCGGTGATGCACGTCCCCGTGGAGGTCGCGGACGAGGCGGTCGAGGTGGCCCGCAAGCTCGACGCCGACGGCTGCGTCGCCGTCGGCGGCGGCTCGGCGATCGGCCTGGGCAAGGCGATCGCGCTGCGCGCCGGGCTGCCGCTCATCGCCGTCCCCTCCACATACGCCGGCTCCGAGATGACCCCCGTCTGGGGCCTCACCGAGGGCGGCGTCAAGAGCACCGGCCGCGATCCCCGCGTCCTGCCGCGCAGCGTCGTCTACGACCCCGAGCTCACCCTGACCATGCCGCCCGCGCTCTCCGTCACCAGCGGCATGAACGCCCTCGCCCACGCCGCCGAGGCGCTCTACGCCCCCGACGCCTCACCCGTCATCTCCCTCATGGCCGAGGAAGGCGTACGCTCCCTCGCCGCCGCGCTCCCCGCGATCGCCGAGGACCCCTCGGCGTCCGGCCCCCGCGCCCAGGCCCTCTACGGCGCCTGGCTCTGCGGCGCGTGCCTGGGGGCCACCACCATGGGCCTGCACCACAAGCTCTGCCACGTCCTCGGCGGCGCCTTCGACCTCCCCCACGCCGCCACCCACACCGTCCTGCTGCCCTACGTCCTGGCCTTCAACTCCTCCGCCACCCCGGCGGCCTCGGCCGCCCTGCGCCGTGCCCTCGGCGGCGCGCCCGACCCCGCCGCCGAACTCCACGCCCTCGCCCGCCGCCTCGGCGCCCCCCGCTCCCTCGCCGACCTCGGCCTCCCCGCCGACGGCATCCCCCACGCCGCCCACCTCGCCGCCTCCGCCCCCTACGCCAACCCCCGCCCCGCCTCCCCCGACGACCTCCGAACCATCCTCACCTCCGCCTACGCCGGAACCCCGCCGCCCCCGTCCGCTGCGTGAGCGGGCTTCCCCCACCCCGCCCCTTCCCGAAACCAGGGGGCAAGCCCCCTGGACCCCCGAACGCCCTGCGGGCGTGCCTCAAAGGGAGTGTCTTTTTCTTTGTGTAAGCCCGGTGCTTGGCTGTCTTACTGGTGGTCGGTGACGCGGTCGCCGTAGTAGCCGGCGAGGGTGTTGATGGCTTGCTTCCAGTTGCGGGTTCTGCCGGTGGCGTTGGGCCGGTTGGGCTGCCGGTCGCGGATGACCAGGTAGAGCACCTTCAGGGCCGAGTTCTCGTCGGGGAAGTGGCCGCGCCGGCGGGTGGCCTGGCGGAACCGGGAGTTCAGCGACTCGATCATGTTGGTCGTGTAGACGATCTTTCTGATCTCGGGCGGGAAGCGCAGGAACATCACGAAGTGTTCCCAGCTGCGGCGCCAGACGGCGACCAGGGCTGGGTATTTGGCACCCCAGACGTCCTCGAACTCCGCGAAGCGGGCTTCGGCGGCGTCGGCGGTCGGGGCGGTGTAGACGGTGCGCAACTCCTTGGCGATCTGGGCCCAGTGCTTGGTGGAGGCGTATTTCAGGCTGGCGCGGACCATGTGGACCACGCAGAGCTGGATGTCGGCCATGGGCCAGATGTTGCCGATGGACTCCGGCAGGCCCTTCAGGCCGTCGCAGCAGGCGATCAGGACGTCCTGGACGCCGCGGTTCTTCAGCTCCGCGAGCCAGGTCATCCAGGTTTTGGCACCCTCGCCGCCGGTGCCGACCCACATCCCCAGCACGTCCCGCTCGCCGTCGAGGTTGATCCCGACCGCGACGTAGACCGGCCGGTTCGCCACCGCGCCGTCGCGGATCTTCACCACGATGGCGTCGATCATGACGACCGCGTAGAGGCTGTCCAGCGGGCGGTTGCGCCAGGCGTCCAGTTCCTCGCTGACCTTGTCGGTGGCGCGGGAGATCAGGTCGCGGGAGACGTCCACGTCGTAGATCTCCGCCAGGTGGGCCTGGATCTCGCCGGTGGTCAGGCCCTTGGCATACAGCGACAGGATCGCGGCGTCGAAGCCCTGCACCCGCCGGGAGTGCTTGGGCACCACGGCCGGAGTGAAGGACCCGGCCCGGTCCCGGGGAATGTCCAGCTCGACCGGCCCCACGTCGGTCAGCACCGTCTTGCGGGACGTTCCGTTACGGGAGTTGCCCGATCCGGCGCCGGCCGCATCGCCCTTCTCGTAGCCGAGATGCTCGGTCATCTCGGCCTCCAGCGCACCTTCCAGGACCAGTTTCACCAGCCCGGACAGCAGCCCGCCCTCGCCGACGAGGTTCACCCCCTCGCGGCGGGCCCGCTCGATCAATTGCTCGGCCAGGTCCCGGTCCAGCTGGGCTGCTCTCGCCAACTCCGCTCCCGTTCGTACGATGTTCGCGTTCTTGCGGGGGTGCTCATCCTTGATCCCCATGCGTGATCCTTCCCGGCAGAGGTCACACCTCATGCCATCTGGGTCACACCGGGGCATACACAATCTTTAGGACAGTCCCTCCTCAAACGCCGGACGGGCTGAAATGAACCCACCCGCAGCACGGAACCGGCAACCCCGACCGGGCAGGGCGTCAGCTCTTCGGGAGGGCCGTGTCGTTCCTGAGCGCCTTCCAGACCTTGGTCGCCGCGCTCGTGGCGACGACGCGGTTGGAGTCGGAGGGTGCGGTGGTCACGGGCATGGTGATGGCGGTGAGGTTGTCGGAGCCGATCTCGCGCAGGCTCGACCCGAGGCTCATGAGCTCGCTCAGGGAGTCGAGGTCGGTGTCGGTGGTGATGGCGCTGGTGGCGGTGACGGCGACCTCGTAGAGCTTGGCGGGGTTGGTGAGGAGGTCCGCGGAGGACACCTGCTTGAGGAGCGCCTTGATGAGCTGCTGCTGGAGCTTGATGCGGCCGAGGTCGCTGCCGTCGCCGACGCCGTGGCGGGTGCGGGCGAAGGCGAGGGCCTTGGTGCCGGAGAGGTGGTGGGTGCCGGCCTTGAGGTGGAGGTGGCTCTGGTCGTCGTCGATGTCCTGGGTGGTGGTGACGGTCACGCCGCCCAGGGCGTCGATGAGCTTGGCGAAGCCGCTGAAGTCGATCTCGATGTAGTGGTCCATGCGGACGTTGGTGAGCGTCTCCACCGTCTTGACCGCACAGACCGCACCGCCGACCGAGAAGGCGCTGTTGAACATGGCGCTGTAGGCGGCGGAGGTCGTACCGCCGCCGGCGGTGGGGCAGGACGGCCGGTAGACGAGCGTGTCGCGCGGGATGCTGACGACCGTGGCCTTGGTGTGCGCGTTGTTGATGTGCACGATCATCGCGGTGTCGGAGCGGGCGCCGCTGCTGGTGCCGCCGCCGAGCGCGGAGTTGCTCTTGCCGCTGCGCGAGTCCGAGCCGAGGACGAGGATGTTCATCGCTCCGGTGGCGACCGGCGTCTGCGAGGCGGAGGCCGAGGCTGAAGCGGACGCGCTGGCGATGGCCTTGGAGGGGCGGTCGGTGCCGAGCGCGCTGTTGATGTCGACGCTCTTGATGTTGTTGTCCAGGTGCCAGTACGCGATACCGGCCGCGGTGCCGCCGGCGGCGAGGACGCACGCGAGGGCGACACCGGACGCTATGAGGACCCGGGATCTGCGGCGTCGGCGGGGTGCGGCGCCGGGTTCGTCGCCCGTCGGCACCTTGTGGTCTGCGGTCATGCGGACGAACTTAAGTGCGGATTGTTGCGTTCAGCGCCGACGGTCCCCCTTTCTTGGGAAGATCTCATAAACGTTGGGAAGATCTCATAAAGCGCAGGTCCGAGCCTGTGCGACGGCTGTGTTTCGGGGCTCGCGCTGTGCGTCGGTGACAAGTGCGCGACGGGTCATACGCAATCTGCTCAGCGCCGCCTGCGGCCCCCGCCACCCCGCCCCTACCGTCCGGTAGATGAATGAGAGCCGCAAGAGAGTTTGGCGGAGCGCCGCGCTCGCGGGACTGCTCGCCGCCGGGTCGCTGACCGGGGTCTCCGGGGCCGCGCAGGCCGCTGCCACGCGCGTGGAGACGCCGGTCGTGTCCAAGTCGCCGGTCAGAGGCGTCACCGAGTCCGTGGTGAGGGTGAGGATCGCGCTGCCCGCGTCCGTGGGGAGCCATCCGGCCGGGTGCGACTGGCTGTCGTATCTGCGCTATCGGGACAGCGCGGGCCCGGCCGCCCCGGCCGACGCCGACAAGATCCTGGTCGCCCAGCCGGGCATCCTGGAGGGCGCCGGGGCCTTCGACAGCGTCGCCCGTAATACGGTCGTACAGGCCGCGAAGTCGGGCGAACACATCGAGTTCTGGGCACTGGACCGGCGCTCGAACTGCCTGGAGGACCGCACCGGGATCCAGGCGGGGCTGGACTCGGGCGATCCGCACCGGGCGGTCGACTACTACTACAACGGCACGTCGGTAGGGGGCAGGAGCTTCGCCGGCTACCTGGACAACAGCCAGGTCGGCTGGCTGCCGAAGATCGGTCTGGAGCAGACCGTACGCGACGAATACGATCTGCTGGCGGCCGAGCTGCCGTCCCAGGCCCTGCGCAAGCAGAAGGTGCTGTGCGGCGGCCACTCCCTCGGCGGGGTCCTCACCGGCTACTTCGCCGCCTGGGACTTCGACGGCAGCGCGGCCACCACCGCCGACGCCGGATACAACCAGTGCTCCGGCTACTTCGCCCTGGACACCACCATCTCCACCTCCCTCGCCGACCTGCAGGGGAGCATGCCCGGCGACCTGAACATCCCTGACATCGGCATCGGTTACGCCGCCGTACAGGCAGGTCTGGACAGCGGTCTGCTGCCGCGCTCGATCTCGGCGCCCGCCGTCGTCAACGCGGAGACGATGACGCTGCTGTCCCTCGCCGGGCTGTGGGCCACGACCGCCCCGGACGCCGAGTCGGATCTCGCGCTGTCGGTGCCGCCGAACACCAATGTCGACACGACGAACCGGCTGCTGTTCTCCAAGGACGCCGCGACCTTCCTCCTGGGGACGCCGACGGTCGAGGACTTCCGGCTCACCAACGAGGCCGCGCTCGGCACGCTCATGGACGACAACTCGGTGCCGGTGTCCTTCATCCAGTCCAGCGTCGGCTTCTACGACGGCGGAAGCATCACCGACAAGAACTTCCCCGTCGCGAACGGCGACGACAGCCTGTCGTCCATCACCGGCACCGAGTACAAGGCCATCCCGGCGCAACCGCACGGGCCGCTCTACACCTGGCGCGACTACGACAAGGTGGGCGCCGCCGACGATCCCGGCTACACCTCGGCCGACGGCACGCCCTTCACCGACGCCTCCAAGGAGGTCACCGACATCCAGGAACTCGCCCGCAGCCTGTCCGAACAGCCGCTGGACTTCACCGAGGACTACTTCCCGACCAAGCTCGTCACCGACATCGAACTCGGCACCTCGCCGCAGATCAGCAGGTTCGTCGTCCACCCGGACGGGCTGACGGCCAACCCGAACCTGACAGTGCTGGCCGGCGACGGCCTGCTGGCCGGCCATCCGCCCACCGGTCTCGACCCGGTCATCGCGCCCGGCTACCAGCACCTGGACGTACTGACCGCCGCGCCGGCGCAGAACAACGGCGAGCCGGAGACGGTCTCGGTACATCTCGCGCGGTTCGCGGTGGAGCACTGACATCCGGAACTGACGTCCGGACAGCGGTCGGCCCGGGGAGCGGCGACTCCCCGGGCCGTCTTGTGCGGCTCTTCGCGCTCGGGTCACACCTTGCCCGCGGCGAAGGCGGCTGCCTCGTCCGCCCTGTTGGTGTACGTGAGATGCGCCAGGACGTCGCTGCCGCCGTTCTGGCAGATCGGGTCGCCGGTGGCGCAGAAGTCGATGGTGCGGCTCTGGTAGGTGCCCGTGACGCTCTTGCCCAGGGCCCGGATCGGGTTGCCGAACAGCAGGACAGCGGCCACCCTCGGTTCCAGGGCGGCGGGGATGGTGGCGACGATGGGGCTGCCGACGACCGCGCCGGCGCTGCTGATGCCGATGGAGTTGTCGACGACGTTGGCGCCCTGCGAGTAACCGACCAGGATGAAGCGCTGGTTCGGGCAGGAGGCCGCCTGGGCGGTGACGTGGTCGACCAGGTCGGCGTTGCCCTGTGCGGCCGAGGTCAGGTCCAGGCTGGCCGGGTAGTCGACGGCGTAGCTCGTGAGGCTCTTGCCCGTGATCTTGTTCCGCAGCGCCGCGTAGACCGGGTCGCCGACGATGAGCCCGAGGGTGCCCGGCTCGAAGGTGCCGCGGGCCGCGACGACGTCGAGGTCGGCGCAGGCCGCCGACGCGGTCGGGGCGGTCACCGCGACCAGACCGGCGCCTGCGGCCAGGGTCGCGCCGGCGACGGCCAGCCGTAATATCGAGTGCTTCATGTGGGGGAACACGTGAGGGAACATGTGGGGGAATCCTTCGAATGCAATGCGCGTGGCGAGCGCGGCGAATGGGACGGCCCGACGCTAACTGCCCCGCATTTGAAGGTGTTAGCGAAGGGAATGACAAAGCGCGGACGGATTCCACTCCGTTGTTGAGTAGGGGAACCGTGGCGTCTTTGGCAGAGTTGTCACAGGTGGGCGGCCTTTTGTGACAGGGATGGGGAAAAGCCGATGAGATCCGCGATGAGATCCGCTGAGCCTGAAGTCCGTACCGCCGGAGGGATTGTGCGCGGGCGGACGCGGGACGGCCTCGCCGTCTTCCGTGGCATTCCCTTCGCGCAGCCGCCCGTGGGCGGGTTGCGTTTCGCCGCGCCCCACCCGGCCGACGGCTGGGACGGGGTGCGCGAGGCCGCCGCGTTCGGGCCGCCGCCCCCGCAGTCCGCCGCGCTGGGCGGGCCGGGCCCGGTGAGTGGTGCCGACGGGGACGCGGACTGGCTGACGGTGAATGTCTGGTCGCCGCAGCCGTCGGGCGGCGGTACGGACGGCGGTGCGGGCGGCCTGCCGGTCATGGTGTGGATCTACGGCGGCGCGTACATGTCGGGCGAGGCAGGCGATGCCGCGTACGACGGCGCGGTGCTCGCCCGGCACGGCGAGGGCGTGGTCGTGGTGACCTTCAACCACCGTGTCGGCATGGAGGGTTTCGCGCACATCGAGGGCGCCCCGGCCAATCGCGGGCTGCTCGACCAGATCGCCGCGCTCGAATGGGTCCGGGACAACATCTACGCCTTCGGCGGCGACCCCGAGCGCGTCACCGTCTTCGGGGAGTCCGCCGGCGCGGGCTCCGTCGCGTCGCTGCTGGCGATGCCCCGCGCCGCCGGGCTCTTCCGCCGGGCCATCGCCCAGAGCGTGCCCGGCACCTTCTTCTCGGCCGAGCTGGCCGCCGACATCGCCACCGCGGCCGCCGCCGAACTAGGGCTGCGCCCGACGGCCGCCGACCTGTCACGGGTCGAGCCGGCCCGGCTGGTCGGCGCGGGGGACGCGACGGCCGCCAAAATGCTCCGGTACGAGAGACGTTGGGGCCCGATCGCGCACACCCTCAGCCCCTTCTCCCCGGTCGTCGACGGCGACGTACTGCCACTCACGCCGTGGCAGGCCCTCGCCGGGGGCAGCTCGTGGGCGCGCGATGTCGAGCTGATCACCGGTCACAATCGTGACGAATACCGGCTGTTCACGGCCCTGGCCGGTCAGCTCGGCCGGATCAACGGCGAGCAGGCGGACTCGGCGCTGCGCGTCTTCGCGCCCGACCCCGAGGCCTTTCGCGCGGCCCATCCCGGCGCCGGTCCCGGCGAGCTCCATGATCGCGTCCGCTCGGACTGGCTCTTCGCCGCGCCCACCCTGCACCTCGCCCACGCCCACGCCTCGGCCGGCGGCCGCGCCCACCTGTACGAGCTGACCTGGTCCTCCCCCGCCATGGGCGGTGTCCTCGGCGCCTGCCACGGCCTCGACATCCCCCTCACCTTCGGCACCTTCGGCGTCGGCCTCTCCCCTCTCCTCCTCGGTGACCCGGCCCCGCCCGAGGCGGCTGCCCTGTCCGAGCGCATACGCACCGCCTGGACCTCCTTCGCCGCTCACGGCGACCCCGGCTGGCCCCGCTACGACCCCGCCCGGCGGCTCACCCGCGTCTGGGACACCGACCCGGTCGTCGTCCCGTACCCGGAGGAGGCCTCCCGCGTGCTGTGGCAAGACCACGTGTTCGCGGCTCTGCCGCTGCTAGCCGGGCCGTAAGGACGCCGTACGGAGGGCGAGTTCGAGGTCGAAGCGGACCTCGGGGTCGCGCAGGCGGTCGCCGAAGAGCTTCTCCAGCTGGCGCAGGCGGTAGCGGACCGTCTGCGGGTGGATGTGCAGCCGCGCGGCCACGTCGGCGACGCTGCTGCCGCTCTGCAGCCACGCGAGGAGCGTTTCCGCAAGCCGGTCCCGCTGCGGGCCCGCCGCCGAGTCGAGTGGCGCGAGCACCTGCTCGGACAGCCGCCGCATCAGCGCTTCGTCCCCGTACAGGAGCAGCGTGGAGAGGTGATCCGTGCACCGGACGATGCCACGTCCCGGCAGGATGCCGCGCCCCATCAGGGCGAGTGTGCGGGTGGCCAGGCGCAGCGAGTCGGCGGCTTCGCCGAGCGGCACGGTCGGCCCGACGGCGGCGGGGCGGCCGCGCAGCGCGAGCGCGAGGCTGCGGCCGCGGGCCCGGCCGGGGGTCTCGGGGTCCGGGACGACGAGGCGGGGCGGGCGGGTGTCCATGTCGACCAGGACACCGGCCGGGACCATGAGGCGGTCCTGCTCGTCTCCTTCGGGGGACGCGGCGAGGGCGACGACGGCGATCTGCCCCGGCATCGGCCACTGCGCGCTGTGCGCGAGATCCTGGACCGCCTCCGCCGAGGCCGGCGGGTCGGCGAGCAGCAGGTCCAGCAGGCGCTTGCGGCGCCGCTGCAGCTCGCCGGTGCTGCGTAACTGCGCCTCGGTGTGACCGGCGGTCGCGGCCTCGGCGACCTCGTGGATGGTCACCATCGCCGCCTCCGCCAGCCCGGCCAGCACCACGGCGTCGAGTTTCTGCTCCTCGGCCGTGCGGCCCAGGAGGCGCCAGGCCACCCGTCCGCCGATCCGCAGCGCGGACTGCAGGGCGTCGAGGCTGCGGCCTTCGAGGGCCTCGCCGCGGCCGATCTCGTAGTACGTCGCGGCGACCGACTCCCAGTCGCGCAGCGGGTCGGCGATCAGGTCGACGAAGAGCGTCAGCGCCTGGACGACGCCGGCTCTGACCATTCTCACGTAGGTGTCATCGGCGGGCCGGGCGTATTCGGGGACGCTGCTGCGCACTTCGCGTTCCACTTCGTCCGCGACTTCTTCGAGCTGGGCGCGCAGCAGGTCGGCCAACTCGACCGGTATCGCGGCGAAGGGATCGCTCGTGATGCCCTGTGGGGTGGGAATCACCATGGCGGACGGCTCCTTTCCGCTTGGCGGGGCCGTCGACACTATCGGGAGAAGCGGCGCGACGATGCCGAACCGGACACACAGCCGCATCACCGCCATTTGTCCGATGGTGACAACGCGAAGGCTAGATTCCCAGCGCTGCGGCCAGAATCGGCCAGGACGTGGTGAACTCCTTCTTCCAGTACTCCCAGCTGTGGCCGCCGCCGGAGTAGTAATGGGTCGTCACCGGGATGCCGAGCAGACCCAGCAGGGCGGTGAAGCTGTGGGCGCAGGGCCACAGCGCGCTCTCCAGGGCCTCGGGGAGCCAGTCGCCGAGGCCGCCGGCCAGGCCGCTGCCCTGTGAGACGTACAGCGGGGTGCCGCGCAGGCCGGTGGCGCGGGAGCGGGGGTTGAAGGAGTTCCAGGTGAGGAGCTGGAGGATCGGGTTGCCCCAGAGCGACCACGCGGACAGGTTCTCGCGGGCGACGATCGCGTCCACGATCGTCGGCACTCCGAGCAGGGTGGTGTCGAGGATGCCGCTGTAGGAGGCGGCCGCGGTGAAGGCCCCCGGGTTGCGGGCGGCGTGCGCCATCGCGCCGTAGCCGCCGGTGGAGACGCCCGCGACGGCGCGGACGGCCGACGCGCGGTAGGTGCCGCGCA is part of the Streptomyces sp. NBC_01262 genome and harbors:
- a CDS encoding O-acetyl-ADP-ribose deacetylase encodes the protein MAHITLVRGDITEQAVDAVVNAANSSLLGGGGVDGAIHRRGGPQILAACRDLRASHYGKGLATGQAVATTAGRLPASWVIHTVGPVWGASPDGPALLASCFARSLAVADELGARTVAFPAISTGVYRWPMEDAARIAVETVRDAQTAVEEVRFVLFDEAAHEAFAAALVD
- a CDS encoding NUDIX hydrolase, with translation MSSLHAGVILFHDGRLAVQDPCALPGAPVPPCGDPAATAVDAARDALGCEIEIEAEPRLEVRTVAGTHLYFRATAEHAGRARLLTREEAVHLPITPWTASEAILRSWSGDPWWDGRLVVEDPDGRPPKRSRAGAIVIREGRILLIKYWDRAQDMYEIPGGGIEPGETPQDAVLRELTEETGLTGTIVREIAQVNRTLWSGSHPGHYFLVEAAGEIGPRATLDLDVEEASPVWVPVADLPGLTLWPKRLGWRIAHWYRHGWPRTPAVLCDSLKDLSVPCDW
- a CDS encoding pirin family protein yields the protein MNTQLDIRRADDRFHTRAGWLDSHHCFSFSRHYDPANTHFGLLLVSNDDIVAPGTGFDTHPHRDMEIVTWVLDGGLVHQDSEGHNGVIYPGLAQRMSAGTGILHSEKNDSWTLTGEPRHEQPVHFVQMWVFPDEQGIKPGYEQLDINDELDRGGWTTVASGMPKHRDARAISIAQKHAALQAARMGANETLVLPTAPFVHLYVAKGEAALEGTGLLRAGDSARVTAAEGQRVTSGADGAELLLWEMDATVKFG
- a CDS encoding dioxygenase family protein, which codes for MATDFTEETATAAVVESFENTPDPRLREILGSLTRHLHDFVREIEPTIEEWEQAIGFLTATGHKCDDVRQEFILLSDVLGVSMLVETLNGRRAAAATDSTVLGPFHVVESPAREQGESIDLLGKGEPCVVTGRVVSVDGTPLPGALVDVWQCNEQGFYDVQQPDVQPPGNGRGLFTADDTGTFRFVTVVPSHYPIPTDGPVGALLTASRRHPYRPAHIHFIAGAAGHTPVTTHIFVAGSPYLESDAVFAVKKSLVEEFTAVDDPDRAADFQVANPFRLANFDIVLEASS
- a CDS encoding maleylacetate reductase; this translates as MNGDFVYEALPMRVVFRPGAATTAVPPEAARLGLRRLLVLSGTRGLGTAQAVADSLGESCVGLHPGAVMHVPVEVADEAVEVARKLDADGCVAVGGGSAIGLGKAIALRAGLPLIAVPSTYAGSEMTPVWGLTEGGVKSTGRDPRVLPRSVVYDPELTLTMPPALSVTSGMNALAHAAEALYAPDASPVISLMAEEGVRSLAAALPAIAEDPSASGPRAQALYGAWLCGACLGATTMGLHHKLCHVLGGAFDLPHAATHTVLLPYVLAFNSSATPAASAALRRALGGAPDPAAELHALARRLGAPRSLADLGLPADGIPHAAHLAASAPYANPRPASPDDLRTILTSAYAGTPPPPSAA
- a CDS encoding IS256 family transposase, translating into MGIKDEHPRKNANIVRTGAELARAAQLDRDLAEQLIERARREGVNLVGEGGLLSGLVKLVLEGALEAEMTEHLGYEKGDAAGAGSGNSRNGTSRKTVLTDVGPVELDIPRDRAGSFTPAVVPKHSRRVQGFDAAILSLYAKGLTTGEIQAHLAEIYDVDVSRDLISRATDKVSEELDAWRNRPLDSLYAVVMIDAIVVKIRDGAVANRPVYVAVGINLDGERDVLGMWVGTGGEGAKTWMTWLAELKNRGVQDVLIACCDGLKGLPESIGNIWPMADIQLCVVHMVRASLKYASTKHWAQIAKELRTVYTAPTADAAEARFAEFEDVWGAKYPALVAVWRRSWEHFVMFLRFPPEIRKIVYTTNMIESLNSRFRQATRRRGHFPDENSALKVLYLVIRDRQPNRPNATGRTRNWKQAINTLAGYYGDRVTDHQ